The following are encoded together in the Bacteroidota bacterium genome:
- a CDS encoding Ig-like domain-containing protein: MKSSIIAVLSFALLANLSCRKETPTAPPESKGTISFVEPKDSAAALESITIQIQVTSNQPLNNVVLTIDGSTVKIFTAPPYQFVWQTDTLPEASIHELDAKAYFKDGSFISADQRHIIAYHFTPSSLSARMVNDTLITLTWKDNSSRETGFDLQEGLNGSPFASLQQLPANTTTASVVGKYSIGDSLAFRVRALSDTLASNFSNTAVVPIVFPAPSNLVLISLSDTEVKLSWQDNAAFTVDFVVEHSTNGMTYSALAIVGKNASPAAISDTFKVDSTHYFRVRARSTINTSSASNVVSTILPRLNMPGGLSISSTSRDSLILRWNDNTDYTKGYAIERQISGGQWTEVQRVGASVSSWTDASVDTLDYYTYRIRAFTSLNYSSYSIPKRERFTFNNTPILTITPRDPLGSLYVSALVVPADSKSVICAIGRTVGQYDLTTGAFIRNFGSFETQIIGALAISRDGSVIIARGSNDSTVYVWRVADAAQVLAYREFTQTVFSIDLTPNGTSYSIPGGGGILIRSTEDGTLLRTIIQQGAPYCIALNNSGELLAADDGITNAALIYRVSDGALLETLNGHTMGILSMAFNSSGTMLATGSLDHSLKLWDMNGTLLRSFTPGNNYIDGVSFDPTGSYVAGGGLNTFVTVWNLSDGSVARTLTGYSTNVMSTKFTPDGKLFLTGEYSGKIRVYLAYRQWISS, encoded by the coding sequence ATGAAATCCTCTATAATAGCAGTTCTTTCGTTCGCACTGTTAGCGAATTTGTCATGCCGCAAGGAAACGCCGACCGCCCCTCCGGAATCCAAAGGAACGATCTCTTTCGTCGAGCCCAAAGACAGTGCAGCGGCTCTCGAGAGCATAACGATCCAGATTCAGGTGACATCGAACCAACCCCTTAACAACGTTGTATTGACGATCGACGGATCTACCGTCAAGATATTCACTGCACCCCCCTACCAATTTGTATGGCAAACCGATACACTTCCGGAGGCGAGCATTCATGAATTAGACGCAAAGGCATATTTTAAGGACGGATCGTTTATCAGCGCGGATCAGCGGCATATTATCGCGTATCATTTTACTCCCTCGAGCCTGTCTGCGAGAATGGTGAACGATACGCTGATCACATTGACATGGAAGGACAATTCTTCCAGGGAAACAGGGTTCGACCTTCAAGAAGGCCTCAATGGAAGCCCCTTTGCCTCGCTCCAGCAGCTTCCTGCGAACACCACAACAGCTTCTGTCGTCGGCAAATATTCGATCGGCGACAGCCTTGCCTTCCGTGTCCGTGCGCTCAGCGATACCCTCGCGAGCAATTTTTCGAACACTGCCGTCGTCCCGATTGTCTTTCCGGCGCCCAGCAATCTCGTTCTTATCTCTCTCAGCGATACGGAGGTGAAGTTGTCCTGGCAGGATAATGCCGCGTTCACTGTCGATTTCGTCGTTGAACATAGCACCAACGGAATGACATACTCGGCGCTTGCCATCGTCGGAAAGAACGCATCCCCGGCAGCGATTTCCGATACGTTCAAGGTCGATTCCACGCATTACTTCCGCGTCAGAGCACGCAGCACGATCAACACCAGCAGCGCATCGAACGTTGTTTCAACAATACTCCCGAGGTTGAACATGCCGGGCGGACTTTCCATATCCAGCACGAGCCGTGACTCGCTCATCCTTCGTTGGAACGACAACACTGATTACACGAAAGGCTATGCGATCGAACGCCAGATCTCCGGCGGGCAATGGACCGAGGTGCAGCGGGTCGGCGCTTCGGTCAGCTCGTGGACGGATGCTTCCGTTGATACCCTTGACTATTATACCTACCGCATCCGGGCCTTTACTTCTCTCAATTATTCATCGTACTCAATTCCTAAGCGCGAACGATTTACTTTCAATAATACACCGATCCTCACTATTACGCCAAGAGACCCCCTTGGTTCCCTCTATGTCTCGGCGCTCGTTGTACCAGCGGACAGTAAAAGCGTCATTTGCGCCATAGGTCGGACCGTCGGCCAATATGACCTCACAACAGGGGCGTTCATCCGAAATTTTGGATCATTTGAAACCCAGATTATCGGAGCGCTCGCGATATCCCGCGACGGATCGGTCATCATCGCGCGGGGGAGCAATGATTCGACGGTTTATGTCTGGCGGGTGGCGGACGCCGCCCAGGTTCTGGCTTACAGAGAATTTACGCAGACGGTGTTTTCGATCGACTTAACTCCGAATGGCACGTCGTATTCAATTCCGGGAGGCGGGGGGATTCTTATTCGTTCAACGGAAGACGGAACGTTGTTGCGGACTATCATACAACAGGGAGCACCATACTGTATCGCCTTGAACAACAGCGGCGAGCTTCTTGCTGCCGACGATGGAATAACGAACGCTGCTCTTATTTATAGAGTCTCCGATGGTGCCCTGTTGGAAACTCTCAATGGACATACAATGGGGATACTCTCGATGGCGTTCAATTCCTCCGGCACTATGTTGGCCACAGGGAGTCTCGACCATTCGCTAAAACTTTGGGACATGAACGGCACTCTTTTGAGATCCTTCACGCCCGGCAACAATTATATCGATGGGGTGTCGTTTGATCCGACCGGGAGTTATGTTGCCGGAGGAGGGCTCAACACTTTCGTCACGGTGTGGAACCTCTCCGACGGAAGCGTCGCCCGAACTTTGACCGGCTACTCGACCAACGTAATGTCCACCAAGTTCACCCCCGATGGAAAACTGTTTCTGACGGGGGAATACAGCGGGAAGATCAGAGTTTATCTGGCATACCGGCAATGGATCAGCTCGTAA